In Phreatobacter stygius, a genomic segment contains:
- a CDS encoding caspase family protein, producing the protein MLGARILQLACVLFVFLYGPGPGQAQQIEKRIALVIGNSAERAGPIATAANDAGLIEQALRAAGFDVIGARDLDAGALRSTFREFLDKARSSGPDTIAFVYFAGLGLQLEGENYLVQVNARIVDVSDVPLQAVRLTDITGPLAAIPLKARIVVLDAARANSFALSGRRLVEGLAAIRSAAGTLIAFNATPGTVGVESGAAYGLYAVALSDVIKVSGVSLDALFAQVRERVNESAKGAQLPWNTLFSGPPVMLFQRPAAAAVPGRTGPSRAPAAQPRSERSLRQRAIELEAAQRAAEQIADERAEAAERSAREWAEAAEQAARERAEAAEQAAEQAVQAERRSARERAQAAEHAARERMQAAERAARERARQAAEQAARERGQTAEQTATQRAQQAAEQAARERAETAEQAARQRAQQAAEQAARERAETAEQAARRRVQAAEQAAQQRAQAAEQAARERVQQAEQAARQRAREAAEQRTREAAEQRTREAAEQRARETQQRAREAAEQRAREAEQRAREAAQQRAREAAEQRARDAEQRSREAAQQRAREAEQRARDAAEQRAREAEQRAREAEQRAREAAERQRR; encoded by the coding sequence ATGCTCGGGGCCCGAATTCTTCAACTTGCCTGTGTATTATTCGTCTTCCTATACGGCCCCGGTCCCGGCCAAGCCCAGCAGATCGAAAAGCGGATTGCGCTGGTCATCGGCAACAGCGCCGAGCGGGCTGGCCCGATCGCGACGGCAGCGAACGATGCCGGCCTGATCGAGCAGGCCTTGCGGGCCGCCGGTTTCGATGTGATCGGCGCGCGCGACCTCGACGCTGGCGCCTTGCGATCCACATTCCGCGAATTCCTCGACAAGGCCCGTTCATCGGGTCCCGATACCATCGCCTTCGTCTATTTCGCCGGCCTTGGGTTGCAGTTGGAGGGCGAAAATTATCTCGTCCAGGTGAATGCGCGCATCGTCGACGTCAGCGACGTGCCGCTGCAGGCGGTTCGCCTGACCGATATCACCGGACCGCTGGCCGCGATTCCCCTGAAGGCGCGTATCGTCGTGCTCGACGCCGCGCGCGCGAACAGCTTCGCCCTTTCAGGTCGGCGGCTGGTCGAGGGCCTGGCCGCGATACGGTCCGCCGCCGGCACGCTGATCGCCTTCAATGCCACACCGGGGACGGTCGGCGTGGAAAGCGGAGCCGCTTACGGCCTCTATGCGGTGGCTTTGTCGGACGTGATCAAGGTCAGTGGGGTGTCGCTCGACGCGCTGTTCGCGCAGGTTCGCGAGCGGGTCAACGAATCGGCGAAGGGCGCGCAGCTCCCCTGGAATACGTTGTTCAGCGGGCCGCCGGTCATGCTGTTCCAGCGCCCCGCCGCCGCGGCCGTACCGGGTCGAACAGGTCCTTCTCGCGCCCCCGCCGCCCAGCCGCGGTCCGAACGGTCGCTGCGGCAAAGGGCCATCGAGCTGGAAGCGGCGCAGCGGGCGGCCGAACAAATCGCCGACGAACGGGCAGAAGCGGCCGAGCGGTCCGCCCGGGAATGGGCGGAGGCGGCTGAGCAAGCCGCTCGCGAAAGAGCGGAAGCGGCCGAGCAAGCTGCCGAGCAGGCCGTGCAGGCGGAACGCCGGTCGGCTCGCGAGCGTGCGCAGGCGGCCGAGCACGCCGCGCGAGAGAGGATGCAGGCGGCCGAACGGGCCGCACGCGAGAGGGCCCGGCAGGCGGCCGAGCAAGCGGCCCGCGAGAGGGGCCAGACCGCCGAGCAAACCGCCACGCAGAGGGCCCAGCAGGCGGCCGAGCAAGCCGCGCGCGAGCGGGCCGAGACGGCCGAGCAGGCCGCCAGGCAGAGGGCCCAGCAGGCGGCTGAGCAAGCCGCGCGCGAGCGGGCGGAGACGGCCGAGCAGGCCGCCCGCCGGAGGGTGCAAGCCGCCGAGCAAGCCGCGCAGCAAAGGGCTCAGGCGGCCGAGCAGGCCGCCCGCGAGAGGGTCCAGCAGGCCGAACAGGCCGCCCGGCAGCGGGCGCGCGAGGCCGCCGAGCAACGGACGCGCGAGGCCGCCGAGCAACGGACGCGCGAGGCTGCGGAACAGAGAGCACGAGAGACCCAGCAGAGGGCTCGGGAGGCAGCGGAACAAAGGGCACGCGAGGCTGAACAGCGGGCGCGTGAGGCAGCCCAGCAAAGGGCGCGCGAGGCCGCCGAACAGAGGGCTCGCGACGCCGAACAGAGGTCGCGCGAGGCCGCCCAGCAGAGAGCGCGTGAGGCTGAGCAGAGAGCCCGGGATGCGGCCGAACAGCGGGCGCGCGAGGCTGAGCAGCGGGCGCGCGAGGCCGAGCAGAGAGCGCGTGAGGCGGCGGAACGCCAGAGACGGTAG
- a CDS encoding DUF2891 domain-containing protein, translating into MERLSLTPDLAARFATIALGHVRREYPNKPDHVLAGPADAQTPSALHPVFYGSYDWHSCVHGYWMLGHLLRRFPAMPAAAEIRSLFDAQFVADKVAVECAYLATPTARGFKRPYGWAWLLKLAEELNLHDDKRWARTLAPLAEIFAQRFRDFLPLATYPVRVGTHFNTAFGLRMAADYAAATTDVPLAELLRDTGRRWYGADVDCPAWGEPSGDDFQSSALIEAECMRRLLSAEEFLPWFDRFLPQLAQSQPATLFRPATVSDRSDGKIAHLDGLNLSRAWCWRSIAAALPLDDPRQVVAEGAAERHLAAGLPHIAGDYMGEHWLASFAVLALDA; encoded by the coding sequence ATGGAACGACTGAGCCTCACCCCCGATCTCGCCGCCCGCTTCGCGACAATCGCGCTTGGCCATGTCCGGCGCGAATATCCGAACAAGCCCGATCATGTGCTGGCCGGTCCGGCCGACGCCCAGACGCCGAGCGCGTTGCACCCGGTGTTCTATGGCAGCTACGACTGGCATTCCTGCGTACACGGCTACTGGATGCTGGGGCATCTGCTCAGGCGTTTCCCGGCCATGCCCGCGGCCGCCGAGATCCGCAGTCTGTTCGACGCCCAGTTCGTCGCCGACAAGGTCGCGGTCGAATGCGCCTATCTGGCCACCCCGACCGCCCGTGGTTTCAAGCGCCCCTATGGCTGGGCCTGGCTCCTCAAGCTCGCCGAAGAGCTGAACCTGCATGACGACAAGCGCTGGGCGCGGACGCTGGCACCGCTCGCCGAGATCTTCGCGCAGCGGTTCCGCGACTTCTTGCCCTTGGCGACCTATCCGGTGCGCGTCGGCACCCATTTCAACACCGCTTTCGGCCTCAGGATGGCGGCCGATTATGCCGCCGCAACCACGGATGTTCCGCTTGCCGAACTGCTTCGCGACACCGGCCGGCGCTGGTACGGCGCCGACGTCGATTGCCCGGCCTGGGGTGAGCCGAGCGGCGACGACTTTCAGTCCTCGGCGCTGATCGAAGCCGAATGCATGCGTCGCCTGTTGTCGGCGGAGGAGTTCCTGCCCTGGTTCGATCGGTTCCTGCCGCAGCTTGCGCAGAGCCAGCCGGCAACTCTGTTCCGGCCGGCAACCGTTTCGGACCGCTCGGACGGCAAGATCGCCCATCTCGATGGCCTCAACCTCAGCCGCGCCTGGTGCTGGCGTTCGATCGCCGCGGCGCTGCCGCTGGACGACCCCCGCCAGGTCGTGGCCGAGGGCGCGGCGGAGCGCCATCTGGCCGCCGGGCTGCCGCATATCGCCGGCGACTATATGGGCGAACACTGGCTGGCGAGCTTCGCCGTTCTGGCGCTGGACGCCTGA
- a CDS encoding glutamate cyclase domain-containing protein, which translates to MTERIARIEAVVGQHVRRDISRLVDFARGNLGRAARSIATTPAPHVGIVVGFFIRHANPPSPETDGLNGMAHLAAGFAAAGFRVTVITDAPCAKAVWAVLDALPLKVELEIVDVTEAAVRRLRQRLAADEAPLTHLVAIERVAPGSDGKPHREHGWDMSRETAPLHLLFHEAGWQRPWTTIGIGDGGNEIGMGSLPSEIVKDDIPNGPLIAAQTPSDHLIVAGVSNWGAYGLLGAVACLRPDLTSALLGCFDRHREREFLAAAVDVGQAIDDSRIDRLGSLQMSVDRIPVDQHGDLIEQIRALVLSAPAAAAAVHAKGG; encoded by the coding sequence ATGACTGAGCGGATCGCAAGGATCGAGGCCGTGGTCGGCCAGCATGTCCGGCGCGACATTTCTCGTTTGGTCGACTTCGCCAGGGGCAATCTCGGCCGGGCCGCCCGGTCGATCGCGACGACGCCGGCGCCGCATGTCGGCATCGTCGTCGGCTTCTTCATCCGCCACGCCAATCCGCCGTCGCCCGAGACCGACGGCCTGAACGGCATGGCCCATCTCGCCGCCGGCTTCGCGGCCGCCGGGTTCCGCGTCACTGTCATTACCGACGCGCCCTGCGCCAAGGCGGTCTGGGCGGTGCTCGATGCCTTGCCGCTCAAGGTCGAGCTCGAAATCGTCGACGTCACCGAGGCGGCGGTCCGGCGCCTGCGCCAGCGGCTGGCGGCGGACGAGGCGCCGCTGACCCATCTGGTCGCCATCGAGCGGGTCGCGCCGGGTTCGGACGGCAAGCCGCATCGCGAGCATGGCTGGGACATGTCGCGCGAAACCGCGCCGCTGCATCTTCTGTTCCACGAGGCCGGCTGGCAGCGGCCCTGGACGACGATCGGCATTGGCGACGGCGGCAATGAGATCGGCATGGGGTCCTTGCCATCAGAGATCGTCAAGGACGACATCCCGAACGGCCCGTTGATCGCGGCCCAGACGCCGAGCGACCACCTGATCGTCGCGGGCGTGTCCAACTGGGGCGCCTATGGCCTGCTGGGCGCGGTCGCTTGCCTGCGGCCAGATCTGACATCCGCGTTGCTCGGCTGTTTCGACCGGCACCGCGAGCGTGAGTTCCTGGCGGCTGCGGTCGATGTCGGCCAGGCGATCGATGACAGCCGCATCGACCGGCTGGGCAGCCTGCAGATGAGCGTCGACCGCATCCCGGTCGACCAGCACGGCGACCTGATCGAACAGATCCGCGCGCTTGTCCTGTCCGCGCCCGCCGCTGCGGCGGCCGTTCACGCGAAAGGGGGTTGA
- a CDS encoding putative hydro-lyase, which translates to MRPAASEARRPIRAGSYRGQTGTLARGFVQANIVILPERHAADFLAFCQRNPKPCPLLAMGRPGDPSLPMLGNDIDMRTDVPAYRIVEHGRETAIVHDITSHWRDDLVSFALGCSFSFEEAIEEAGLGIRHNELGLVNPMYTTNIATTPAGPFKGPVVVTMRPFTPAGAIRAIQITSRFPQVHGAPIHFGDPAAIGIADLAKPEYGGDAVPIHAGEVPVFWACGVTSQQAVEQAALPFCITHKPASMLITDRRNAELSV; encoded by the coding sequence ATGCGCCCAGCCGCGTCCGAGGCACGCCGACCGATCCGGGCCGGCAGCTATCGCGGCCAGACCGGCACGCTGGCCCGCGGTTTCGTGCAGGCCAATATCGTCATCCTGCCCGAGCGCCATGCCGCGGATTTCCTGGCCTTCTGCCAGCGCAATCCAAAACCCTGTCCCTTGCTCGCGATGGGACGGCCGGGCGATCCGTCGCTGCCGATGCTCGGCAACGACATCGACATGCGCACCGACGTGCCAGCCTATCGGATCGTCGAGCACGGGCGGGAAACCGCCATTGTCCACGACATCACCAGTCACTGGCGCGACGACCTCGTCAGCTTCGCGCTCGGCTGCTCGTTTTCTTTCGAGGAGGCGATCGAGGAGGCCGGTCTCGGCATCCGCCATAACGAGCTCGGCCTGGTCAACCCGATGTACACGACCAATATCGCGACCACGCCGGCAGGCCCGTTCAAGGGGCCTGTCGTCGTCACCATGCGGCCATTCACGCCGGCCGGCGCGATCCGCGCGATCCAGATCACCAGCCGCTTCCCGCAGGTGCATGGCGCGCCGATCCATTTCGGCGACCCGGCGGCGATCGGCATCGCTGATCTGGCCAAGCCCGAATATGGCGGCGATGCGGTGCCGATCCATGCCGGCGAGGTGCCGGTATTCTGGGCCTGCGGCGTCACCTCGCAGCAGGCCGTGGAACAGGCCGCGCTGCCCTTCTGCATCACCCACAAGCCGGCTTCCATGCTGATCACCGACCGGCGCAATGCCGAGCTGTCGGTCTGA
- a CDS encoding GntR family transcriptional regulator, with protein MSRSSKVETAGKAGTAQPRRDPAAPARAAKSAKGAPRAKPSQTDAALDLMRSKIIDLTLEPGSRIDEPLLIKEFKLGRTPAREAINRLVAEGLVNIVPNRGGTYVRGLDFREIGEVVAAQQLAESILAQLCRFEDPTLVVDLEAIQDRYIREVEQRTYLGITSVNEEFHLRMHRSIGNSFFFEFAQSTHRHVRRLLVLIYKMEEAEQNVLDDQFEMNLDEHRQIIEAIRKRDRARLKDLLPAHARQAQQRLLRLLSGKAIGPLSLDLRPLDLTDRT; from the coding sequence ATGAGCCGATCGAGCAAGGTTGAAACGGCAGGGAAAGCGGGCACCGCGCAGCCGCGGCGCGACCCGGCGGCGCCTGCCAGGGCCGCCAAGAGCGCCAAGGGCGCGCCACGGGCGAAGCCCTCCCAGACCGATGCCGCGCTCGACCTGATGCGCTCGAAGATCATCGACCTGACGCTGGAGCCAGGCAGCCGGATCGACGAACCCCTGCTGATCAAGGAGTTCAAGCTCGGCCGCACGCCGGCCCGCGAGGCGATCAACCGGCTGGTCGCCGAAGGCCTGGTCAATATCGTGCCGAACCGTGGCGGGACCTATGTTCGCGGCCTGGACTTCCGCGAGATCGGCGAGGTCGTCGCGGCTCAGCAACTGGCTGAATCCATTCTCGCCCAGCTTTGCCGTTTCGAGGACCCGACACTGGTCGTCGACCTCGAAGCGATCCAGGACCGCTATATCCGCGAGGTCGAACAGCGCACCTATCTCGGCATCACCTCGGTCAACGAGGAGTTCCACCTGCGCATGCACCGGTCGATCGGTAATTCGTTCTTTTTCGAATTCGCCCAGTCGACCCATCGGCACGTCCGCCGCCTGCTGGTGCTGATCTACAAGATGGAGGAAGCCGAGCAGAACGTGCTCGACGACCAGTTCGAGATGAACCTGGATGAGCACCGCCAGATCATCGAGGCGATCCGCAAGCGCGATCGCGCCCGCCTGAAGGACCTGCTGCCGGCCCATGCCCGGCAAGCCCAGCAACGCCTGCTCCGGCTGTTGAGCGGCAAGGCCATCGGCCCCTTGTCACTCGACCTGCGCCCGCTCGACCTCACCGATCGGACCTGA
- a CDS encoding alanine racemase — translation MTEHVRPPVAAAAVAGTPSDTLPLPPFPVETPCFVILEDAVLHNLRQTAKGAGGIGRLMPHIKTHRAPWLVAVMLAEGVRAFKAATPAEVEIAAAAGAPLVVWAYPTVNPLAIARVARAARACPAVRIEALVDSPEGLAAWRSELTTAPAANLRLRLDLDPGLGRTGVAIGPAAYDLASAIQAAGLFAGWHAYDGHIQNPDRQQRIARVTELGGRIRDLIAGGQEHGLEGDLIAAGSYSFDLWPSELARWVSPGSWTYSSSQHDVDLADVGWQVAGYVLATVLSVRDGTATLDAGSKAISPDIPLADRFRGPGPIRLMKEEHVVIATDSLTVGQQVPLIPRHGCTAAYLYDRALVRLRDGSWQYRAQLGASRQGPATTE, via the coding sequence ATGACCGAGCATGTCCGCCCGCCAGTCGCCGCCGCCGCCGTCGCGGGGACGCCGTCAGACACCCTGCCGCTGCCGCCGTTCCCGGTCGAGACGCCCTGTTTCGTCATCCTGGAAGACGCCGTGCTGCACAATCTCCGCCAGACGGCCAAGGGCGCCGGCGGGATCGGCCGGCTGATGCCGCATATCAAGACCCATCGCGCGCCCTGGCTGGTCGCGGTCATGCTCGCGGAAGGCGTGCGGGCCTTCAAGGCGGCGACGCCGGCGGAGGTCGAGATTGCCGCAGCGGCCGGCGCGCCGCTCGTGGTCTGGGCCTATCCGACGGTCAACCCGCTGGCGATCGCCCGGGTCGCGCGCGCCGCCCGGGCCTGTCCTGCGGTACGGATCGAGGCACTCGTCGATTCACCCGAAGGGCTCGCCGCCTGGCGGAGCGAACTCACGACGGCACCGGCCGCCAACCTGCGCCTGCGGCTCGATCTCGACCCCGGCCTCGGCCGGACCGGCGTCGCCATTGGCCCGGCGGCTTACGACCTGGCATCGGCAATTCAGGCCGCCGGCCTGTTCGCCGGCTGGCACGCCTATGACGGCCACATCCAGAACCCCGACCGGCAGCAGCGCATCGCGCGCGTGACCGAACTCGGCGGCCGCATTCGCGACCTCATCGCCGGCGGCCAGGAGCACGGCCTTGAGGGCGATCTCATCGCCGCCGGCAGCTATTCCTTCGACCTCTGGCCGAGCGAGCTTGCCCGCTGGGTCTCGCCCGGCAGCTGGACCTATTCGAGCTCGCAGCATGATGTCGACCTTGCCGATGTCGGCTGGCAGGTCGCCGGCTATGTGCTGGCGACGGTACTGTCGGTGCGCGACGGCACCGCCACGCTCGATGCCGGCTCCAAGGCGATCTCGCCCGACATTCCGCTCGCCGACCGGTTCCGCGGGCCCGGCCCGATCCGGCTGATGAAGGAAGAGCATGTGGTGATCGCCACCGACAGCCTCACTGTCGGCCAGCAGGTTCCCCTGATCCCGCGCCATGGCTGTACCGCCGCCTATCTTTATGATCGCGCGCTGGTCAGGCTGCGCGACGGCAGCTGGCAATACCGCGCCCAGCTCGGCGCATCGCGCCAGGGCCCGGCAACGACGGAGTGA
- a CDS encoding alpha/beta fold hydrolase: protein MIQPPHGTIALGGKPFEHRMVTAAGLRFHTVEGGSGAPVVLLAGFPQSWYAWRRVMPLIAERHKVIAIDLPGQGDSDKPVDGYDTRTTGERIHALLQTLGHDRYFIGAHDIGAWVAYPYVARYADEVRRLVLLDANIPGVTLRPTVDVGPDNWKSWHFFFHPVPDLPEALITGRERLYIEWFFQRKTANPAATFSAQDVDEYERVYRMTGNLRGALGYYRAVFEDIEQNKHLANIRLKTPILALGGDVGMSPNIYDAMKPLGENVQGGIVADCGHYMPEEQPEVIAERMLAFFGEDR, encoded by the coding sequence ATGATCCAGCCCCCTCACGGCACCATAGCGCTTGGCGGCAAGCCGTTCGAACACCGGATGGTGACCGCCGCCGGTCTGCGCTTCCACACCGTCGAAGGCGGCAGCGGCGCGCCCGTCGTGCTGCTCGCAGGCTTTCCGCAAAGCTGGTACGCGTGGCGGCGGGTCATGCCGCTCATCGCCGAACGGCACAAGGTCATCGCCATCGACCTGCCGGGCCAGGGCGATTCCGACAAGCCGGTCGACGGCTATGACACGCGCACCACCGGCGAACGTATCCACGCCCTGCTGCAGACGCTCGGCCATGACCGCTATTTCATCGGCGCCCATGATATCGGCGCCTGGGTCGCCTATCCCTATGTCGCGCGTTACGCCGACGAGGTGCGCCGCCTGGTCCTGCTCGATGCCAATATCCCCGGCGTGACGCTGCGCCCGACCGTCGATGTCGGTCCGGACAATTGGAAGAGCTGGCACTTCTTCTTCCATCCGGTGCCGGACCTGCCGGAAGCTCTCATCACCGGCCGCGAGCGGCTCTATATCGAGTGGTTCTTCCAGCGGAAAACCGCCAATCCCGCCGCGACATTCTCGGCCCAAGACGTCGACGAATATGAGCGGGTCTATCGCATGACCGGCAACCTACGCGGGGCGCTCGGCTATTACCGGGCAGTGTTCGAGGACATCGAGCAGAACAAGCACCTGGCCAATATCCGGCTGAAGACGCCGATCCTGGCGCTTGGCGGCGATGTCGGCATGTCGCCGAACATCTACGACGCCATGAAGCCGCTCGGCGAAAACGTCCAGGGCGGCATCGTCGCCGACTGCGGCCACTACATGCCGGAGGAACAGCCCGAAGTCATCGCCGAGCGGATGCTCGCCTTTTTCGGCGAAGACCGGTGA